gaaaattttattattactacCACTTCAAATCAACCAATAATCCTCATTCTTGAATTGTAAGTTCTTTATTtccaattttctttttttttttatattttttttattcgtGCGATCTAAGCTAgaaattatatgttttatttaagcattgaattgattttgattttggttCATAACGCGAAGTAGAAATTTTGTTTATTGTCTCCGTTTACATTGCATAAATAAGATGATCTTATTAGCtcttgtttcaatttctttttggtcaacaaaaaaatgtaaaattgttTAAATGAGTCTAATGGTTTTATCATATaaacaaatttacattttttttcGCAGATGCCCTTTTCCATGATTGATGCAAATTTCtggtttatttattgatgtaATTCTAAAGTTTAAATGTGGGTTTTTCCTCCTTTTTTCTCAAGGTAATTTACAAGTTGATCAAATAGGAGATACTCATTAGAGCTGTGATAGAAAGGATCAATAAAGATTGTTTTGGGAATGGCTTGTCGAGGATGCTTAGAGTGCTTGTTGAAGCTCTTGAACTTTTTGATGACTCTTGCTGGTTTGGCAATGGTTGGATACGGGATCTATTTGTTTGTTGAGTACAAAAATGCTGCCGATACTGCAATGCTTTTGTCACCTGTTGGTAGTGATCGAGATTTGATACAGTTTGGTCGCCCCATGCTCATGGCTGTGTCTCTTTCGTCTAGTATTTTTGATAATCTGCCAAAAGCATGGTATGGGTTCTCAACATTTCCTTCTTGTTTGGTATTATGTTTCTTAATCATTTTAGCATGCTTGCCTCAATTGAGTGCACAATGTGGCAgtgtagaaattataaaattcCCCTCTTCTTTACCAAAgcttttacatttaatataaatTTGACTCACTGCTCTTGAATTTCTGTTATACTAGCTTGAATGATTTCTGCTCCTAAGATCCCCTAATAATCATGGGTGGGGTCGTTTTACTTATTATATGCTGGGATAACATATTTATGCTTTCTAGTTCATGACGTGTGGACCCGTTGTTTTCTAAAGGTCATATATGCCATTGGAGGATCTTATGATGATTCTTAGGTGTACTTATATACTTGTTtttgaatatatgaatttgaATAGGAACTCATGTGCTTATTTGAGTGGAATTCTCTGCATGTTCTCTCGTGTTTTAACTATCCTTTTTCCAATTTTGCaggtttttatatttatttattggaGTAGGGGCGGTTCTCTTTGTTATCTCTTGTTTTGGTTGTATTGGAGCTGCAACGCGGAATATATGCTGCTTGACTTGTGTATCCTAATTAGTTGTTTGATGGTTTTCAAAGTGGCAATGATGATATCACATAGACAGTGTGTAGCTTCATAAAAAGTACAATCTATAGTTCATAAACAGCTAGTTTATTCATCCTCATTCCTACCcattcttttttcttctctttcatgATGATTGGTTTCCTTAAGGCAATATAGTATTCAGTTTTGGTGATCTTGCTGATCTTGGTGGAGCTGGGATGTGCAGCTTTCATATTCTTTGACAAAAACTGGAAAGATGTAAGTTATGTGTTAACTTTAAGGTCACTTCCTACCTCCCATTTGATTGGAGGGGTCTGCCTGGTTATCTAATTAGTGTTTATTTCTTTAGGAACTTCCTACGGATAAAACTGGAGATTTTGATATGATATACGACTTTCTGGAAGAAAACTGGACTATTATCAAGTGGGCTGCTCTTGGAATTGTTATCTTAGAGGTAAGTGAAATGTGACTGTGCTGCTAATCCTGAGGACTAGAAGATAGTTTCACTATGCATGCCAAAAAAAGAGCTGCAATTTGGTATACTAAGACTGGTTACATAAGTTAATATCTAACACAAGGATTCCCCTTTGGTTCCTAGCATTTAAAGCATACAAATTGCATTGTTTATTCTTCGCATGTTCACTTTATTTCTTTCCAGTTTCATTTAGCTTTTGAAAATGTTGAGGGATTCTTTTGAATAAGAAGGCCCAATATGGCCTAGGACTTTTTATTCTTATGAAGTATATATGATTTGGCTTGGATGTCTATCTAGGGATGATATATCCAGCTTATGGAAAGTGATATGATCTTACTTAACATTCATAGTCAAAGCTAGAAGTTGgaaaatattcaatttaatcatactAAAGGGAAGTTGAAAGCTTCATCAATTATTATTAATGGGAAACCTTATGCATTCCTTTTCATCATGGATTGTGGTTAAGCTGGCCATATATGACTTTATTTTAGACCTAGATAACTTTCTGAAGACTACCATTTTGGAGTAGTTATATTCACCAAGACCAAAGTTGGTTGATAAATTGCATTGGATAATAATATACTTTATAACTTAATATTTCAACTTATTAGTTATGACAATGGCATGGAAATGAGTTGATGAAAGTCTTATTGCTACTTTGAAGTTTGAACTAAAGTGATTTTGCTTTGATACTGCTTATGCATCAAAATAACCTTGAATCAATTAAAAACTGGCACTTATAACATCTAGGCTGCTATAGTTTGGGTCGTTAATACCACTGATTTGGACGAAAGCAACTTGAATTTGCAGGCTCTTATTTTCTTGTTAGCCCTTATGGTTAGGGCTGCCAACAGACCTGCTGATTATGACAGTGATGACGAGTTTATTGCACCAAGGTCACAAATCAGACAGCCTTTGATCAACAGGCCACCAGCTCCAGCTGCAGGTGTACCTGTTGTTCCCAGCCTTGAACAACGGCCCAGCAGAAATGATGCTTGGAGTACACGTATGAGGGAAAAGGTGTTCTCCGTTCAATCAATTCTTCTCATTGATATATAGACTGATGGTTTCCGTCTATGATAATCTCTCACTTAGCGTGGTTCTTAAATCGTACCTTGATTTTCTTGAGACTTTGGTATCTTTGCATTGAATTAAATAATCTGCCAGACATCAAGGATTAGGATTACTGTTTCGTAAAATCTTCAAATCAAATGTTCATTTACTAAATGAACATTACTTCTCTAGCTGATATTTCCTACCTTATTTTTAGGGGAAAAAAGAATCTTAAATAGTACTTCTTTTGGGGTGAAGCCATgaacattttcatattctagCTATGGTTGCCTGGGCCCAAACCCAACATTTAGTGAATGTTGCTCACTTTTATTTTGATCAGTCAGATTCTTAAACACCCCCAAATGCATAAATTTTACCTGGATGCAACAAATACATTGACTATTATTTTAGCTGGTTTAGATTGGACCCCCTCCCTTTAATCTCCCttttttgcttctattttgcttcTATTTTTCTCGTGTCATTCTTTTTTATTACCACCTCTTGCCAAGTTTGTTCTAATGTGTTTCCAACTGGATGTAAATCAGTATGGGCTGGATACATCGGAGTTCACCTACAGCCCCTCGGAGTCAAACAGGTATCAGCCGGTGGCCCCACAACCAGCAGAAGAAAGGAGCCGATGCACCATTATGTGATTATATTTCTGGGTTTCATGTAAATCTTATTTGGTTGGCTTCTGAAGAAGATTGCATGGACGATGGAGTGATAGGTTCAGATTTCTAAGATGACAGTTGTGTTTCTTTTTCCTTGTGGAGTTTGTGTACAATACACAATTTTCAGGAGCTTCACTGTTCCCTCACTTAGTTGGTTTCCTTAAGAGAACAAATTACAAGTGTCTTCCAAATGCTTAACCATTTTGTGTGTAAAATTTCTGTCCTTATTTTCATTTTGTTTGCTCAATGAAAGGTTTAAAACTTGGTATTTTTGTATTGCCTGAGTGAAAAATCATCTGTGGGCAATGGCAAATGGGACTGTTTAATTTGAACTGGGAACTAGTCATGAATAACAGATTGGGTTTTAAATGTTAAACAGGCTTGGTTAGGTTACCGATGCCTATGTGGGTAAGTATTATGTTAGAAGGAAGAAACCATCAACAGAAtgagattaattttaattttaattccgattatttctaaaaaattttatgttagtaattttatttcttgAAGTTTCTCTATTAGCTTAAATAAAACTTATTATGTTAGGAAATTAGGGTTGTTCTTACTGTAGGTTTTTTATTTAAGAGGGAATTTACTAAGGAATAAGACAAATTGAATATCCAGTAAATCATCAGATTTTCTGTTAATTGTCCAGTAATTTGATCTCAAACTTGCGGTCGAAACAATTTGGGCTTAGAGCAAAGTTCTTGAGATGCAAGCATTCAGATGAATCAAATTATGGAGATGATGAAGCTCATGTTGGAGGAACATAAAGCCCAACAACAGGCTACACTTGTTGCCCCCTCCCCCTCGTTTGCAGTCTTACATAGCTGGTTCTTGAAAAGTGGATGTTGTGGATGAGGCCTTACAATAAATTCTGTCCAGACCCCAGCAAGCTCAAGCTCTCACGAAGAATGTAAATGACAGAGGATATAGGAAAGTGGAGTTTTCTCCTGGTTCTTATGTTTGGTTTCGAATGCATCCATATCCCCAATGTCTGGTTGGCCGTGTTTTTCACAAACTGGCACCGAAGTATTATGGTCCCTTTGAGGTTCGAAGGCTTATTGGATCAGTGGCATTTCAGCTTGCACTACTCGCTCATTGCAAAGTCCATGATGTCTTCCTTCTCAAAATTTTCAAGGGTGAATTGCCAAGTACTCTGCCCACCTTACCTCCTATAGAAGCGGGACTAGTGGTTCCTTTTCCAAGTTTCGTACTCCGCTCTCACATGAATTGTGATAATTAGGAAATTTTGGTTCAGTAGGCTAGATTTTCTGTTGATGACTTGAAGCTTTTTCTCCACGAGGGGAGCAATCTTACCGATGCTTTTGTGGGCAAGCGTTATGTTATAAGTAAGAAACCAGCAGTCTgattttaattatatttctttATTTCCTGGAGTTTCTTTATTAGCTTAAATAAAACTCTCCTGAGATGCTATTACTCAGGAATAGGAGAAATTGAATTTCCATTTTGATATTTCACCCTTAAATTCaatttctaaaaaattaaaatgtaaccATAAATTCTATTATATAAAGATTATTCTTCCACATTTATATGTTAAATGTATAGTGGAAGTACCAGAAATAactaataaatatcaaataagaTGACAATGATATTCATTTTCTCTCTAGAGATAACAATGCCATTCGAGTTTTAATATCCAAGAGCATAGCAATAGTGGGGCAGACATAAATTTGGCAATATCCCTCCACTGCTATAGATGAGTCAAACCAAGGAATCTGCTGGAGTTTGGGTTTCCACTTCATCTTCGGAACCAATGGAAGCTAAAGCCTGGTTTTTAAGGGATGAGCAGCATTATGAAGTGAGTGGTGAAGGAAGGTGTACCAAATATGTAAATGCATATAGCATTAGTTGGTTCAAACATGGCAAGTGGGAAGTCATTTTCAGTCCTCTTTTAAAAATTTGTGTGGCGTCGTCTCCTTCGCCGCCAAAGTAAGAATGTTACATCCCCCAAACCAAACCCCATCACATTTTAAAAAACGAAACCAAAAGTGATCTCCCAAATTGGAGCAGTCACTCACTCACTCTCATCGCTTTCTTATTGGGTTTTTGGAATGTTGTTTTGCAGTAGTTggtaattgaattaaaatatatattagaaaGAGTGGGTTTTGTTCTTCATTGCTCATTTCTATCAATTTCCTATTTCCTCCAATAGGATGAGGGCATTGTTGCCCTGCTTTAactaattatttcaatttcttaatCTTAGGTATATAGAATAACAAAGGTTTACTCCTTGTACTTTTACAATATTAGggatttagtccctttacttaaaaaatatgaaattaaataatcttattttctca
Above is a genomic segment from Gossypium arboreum isolate Shixiya-1 chromosome 8, ASM2569848v2, whole genome shotgun sequence containing:
- the LOC108467524 gene encoding tobamovirus multiplication protein 2A-like, whose translation is MACRGCLECLLKLLNFLMTLAGLAMVGYGIYLFVEYKNAADTAMLLSPVGSDRDLIQFGRPMLMAVSLSSSIFDNLPKAWFLYLFIGVGAVLFVISCFGCIGAATRNICCLTCYSVLVILLILVELGCAAFIFFDKNWKDELPTDKTGDFDMIYDFLEENWTIIKWAALGIVILEALIFLLALMVRAANRPADYDSDDEFIAPRSQIRQPLINRPPAPAAGVPVVPSLEQRPSRNDAWSTRMREKYGLDTSEFTYSPSESNRYQPVAPQPAEERSRCTIM